In Xanthocytophaga agilis, a genomic segment contains:
- a CDS encoding PAS domain-containing protein, whose product MNHSQEEPSMPHMESRYDGISSNTVSQQVLAYARAFGNISSQMVHLHNAATFEFLYVSDHISSLLGYTFQELHKEKKTLLSLLTPATPREYILPLIQLSIRDGIDHKPQPLNLRIRHKNGSEKILQTQFTVFETDANGNPHILLCLSQEITQEVQSITYTQVSDGYEIQWDSEILMAEAERMRHFGTWQMHLPTGRIGWTEGMYHIFGYSDPATRPNIITLELIFSHVRPEERQKLWDEAHTNLAKGEDYQGEWIMVRRNGEQRVLLEQVRILKDADNRPVVVLGSTSDITEERQMANNLNKIEKLLHENERTFGFGSWEWSAVTNKIMWSDGTLLLFGLDPEEWRYKLTYKHSLTLVDPRDTAHTLQVMEKAILNRQTYEIEFRPRHGTPERWLRSRGVPVYDTEGKLERIYGTTVDITAERKVLQKLRENEELLSTAEHLTRSGSWLWDIRKNEVTWSNGLWELLEYPPEERTPSVASQFYYEHIHPQDKAALEQSSTHFQETGIRTASPIYRLITRSGQTIYVNNKLQIVEQDTKGKPLRVIGGTADVTHLKNIQMELEKKVEQLNHSNAELEQFAYIASHDLQEPLRKIVAFCNLLVRTYQPLFDETGLMYLDRIESAVRRMQHLISDLLDFSRISNRINPTEYSFERTDLNQIVRNALQDLELAIQQKGAHITLAELPTVEVIPSQLERLFLNLIGNSLKFSRPEVSPQIHIYTKPVDDSSIKKYSLNKEQNYVSIVVEDNGIGFEPEYTEQIFAIFRRLHSKTEYEGTGIGLATCRKIVETHQGYIKADGTLGRGACFSIILPIRQE is encoded by the coding sequence ATGAACCACAGCCAGGAAGAACCTTCCATGCCACACATGGAGAGTAGATATGATGGTATCTCCAGTAATACTGTTTCTCAGCAGGTATTGGCTTATGCCCGTGCATTTGGAAATATCTCCTCTCAGATGGTTCATTTACATAATGCAGCTACTTTCGAATTTCTATATGTCAGTGATCACATTTCATCTCTTTTAGGTTATACATTTCAAGAACTTCACAAAGAGAAAAAGACACTTCTTTCGCTTCTTACGCCTGCTACTCCCAGAGAGTACATCTTGCCTCTTATCCAACTCTCCATACGAGATGGAATAGACCATAAACCTCAACCCTTAAACTTAAGGATTAGGCATAAAAATGGTTCGGAAAAAATACTGCAAACACAATTTACTGTATTTGAAACAGATGCCAATGGCAATCCTCATATCTTGCTATGCCTTTCTCAGGAAATAACACAGGAAGTCCAAAGTATTACGTACACTCAAGTCAGTGACGGTTATGAAATTCAGTGGGATAGTGAAATATTGATGGCGGAGGCAGAACGTATGCGCCATTTTGGAACCTGGCAGATGCATTTGCCTACAGGCCGCATTGGCTGGACAGAAGGTATGTATCATATTTTTGGTTACTCGGATCCTGCAACACGCCCAAATATTATTACGCTGGAACTGATTTTCTCTCATGTGCGTCCGGAAGAACGTCAAAAGCTTTGGGATGAAGCCCATACCAATCTGGCTAAAGGAGAAGATTATCAGGGAGAATGGATTATGGTACGAAGAAATGGAGAACAAAGAGTTTTGCTGGAACAGGTCCGTATTCTTAAGGATGCAGATAATAGGCCTGTTGTTGTGTTGGGTAGTACCTCTGATATAACAGAAGAACGTCAAATGGCCAACAACCTAAATAAGATTGAAAAATTACTTCATGAAAATGAACGGACGTTTGGCTTTGGGAGCTGGGAGTGGAGTGCAGTGACCAATAAAATAATGTGGTCGGATGGTACTCTATTGCTATTTGGGTTGGATCCAGAAGAATGGAGATACAAACTAACCTATAAGCATTCGCTGACACTTGTTGATCCCAGAGATACTGCACACACCTTACAAGTAATGGAAAAAGCTATTCTAAACAGGCAAACGTATGAGATCGAGTTTCGTCCGAGACATGGCACTCCTGAACGATGGTTACGAAGTCGTGGCGTACCAGTATATGATACAGAAGGGAAGCTGGAAAGAATTTATGGCACTACTGTTGATATTACAGCCGAACGTAAAGTACTACAGAAATTACGGGAGAACGAAGAATTACTTTCTACAGCTGAACATCTTACACGTTCAGGTAGCTGGTTATGGGATATACGAAAAAACGAAGTAACCTGGTCAAACGGGCTTTGGGAATTACTGGAATATCCGCCTGAGGAAAGAACACCTAGCGTTGCATCTCAGTTTTACTATGAACATATTCATCCCCAAGATAAAGCAGCTTTAGAACAGTCTTCCACCCATTTTCAGGAAACAGGTATACGTACTGCCTCACCCATATACCGATTGATTACAAGATCTGGACAAACCATCTATGTAAATAATAAATTACAAATAGTAGAGCAAGACACAAAAGGTAAACCCTTACGTGTAATAGGAGGAACCGCAGATGTGACCCATTTAAAAAATATTCAGATGGAATTGGAGAAAAAGGTTGAGCAACTCAATCACTCCAATGCAGAACTAGAGCAATTTGCCTATATCGCTAGTCACGACCTTCAGGAGCCCCTGCGCAAGATCGTTGCATTCTGTAATCTTCTTGTCCGCACATATCAACCCCTTTTTGATGAAACAGGTCTTATGTACCTGGATCGGATTGAATCTGCTGTTCGGCGAATGCAGCACCTGATTAGTGATCTGCTCGATTTTTCACGCATAAGTAATCGAATCAATCCCACAGAATATTCTTTTGAGCGCACAGACCTGAATCAGATAGTCCGAAATGCGCTACAGGATCTTGAGTTGGCAATTCAGCAAAAAGGTGCTCATATTACGCTGGCTGAATTACCGACTGTAGAGGTGATTCCTTCTCAGCTTGAAAGGTTGTTTCTAAACCTGATTGGCAATTCGCTTAAATTCAGCCGTCCTGAAGTAAGCCCTCAAATACATATATATACCAAACCTGTTGATGATTCCAGTATAAAAAAATACTCCCTGAATAAGGAGCAGAATTATGTTTCTATAGTGGTAGAAGACAATGGCATTGGCTTCGAACCAGAATATACAGAACAAATCTTTGCTATTTTCCGTCGCCTACATAGCAAAACAGAATACGAAGGTACAGGCATCGGCTTGGCTACCTGCCGAAAAATTGTAGAAACACATCAGGGATATATCAAAGCAGATGGAACGCTAGGTAGAGGTGCTTGCTTTTCCATTATTCTCCCAATCAGGCAAGAATAA
- a CDS encoding helix-turn-helix domain-containing protein, with the protein MTTLHLKENSEHCPAEGILKIISGKWKPQIFRLAIQGPLRFNSLLRQLPGSSKQSVAVALRELEEAGLLTKTVVKEKPLHIEYHLSEKGEQVTHIFVSLQRFIG; encoded by the coding sequence ATGACTACTCTACATTTAAAAGAAAATTCGGAACATTGTCCTGCTGAAGGCATTCTAAAGATAATTTCAGGGAAGTGGAAACCTCAGATTTTTCGTTTGGCTATACAAGGGCCACTGCGGTTCAATAGCCTGTTGCGTCAACTACCTGGTTCCAGCAAGCAGTCTGTGGCTGTCGCTTTAAGAGAGTTGGAAGAAGCTGGACTTCTGACAAAGACTGTAGTAAAGGAAAAACCTTTGCATATAGAGTACCATCTGTCTGAAAAAGGAGAACAGGTAACTCACATTTTTGTAAGTTTGCAACGATTTATTGGATGA
- a CDS encoding M81 family metallopeptidase, protein MKHASFLLILSCILIATVFFSFQQNTSFIAAKQTEKLQSEKGRAKALPRIAIAGLGIESSTFSPALTHEEAFHARYGAAIFAYYPFFTTDSPLRQRAVWIPTLLGKSLPGGAVTREAYESLVQKTLDSLQKNGPYDGLFLDIHGAMSVVGLDDPEGDFITRIRKVIGTKTLISTSMDLHGNVSWRLAQNTDLITCYRMAPHEDAMETKQRAVENLLKRLESGKGKPTYKAWIPIPVLLPGEKTSTRIEPAKTIYKAVAPAAAQEGIIDAAIWVGYAWADEPRNHAVVMVTGDDKEKVTHTAEQLAKSFWDARSGFAFVAPTGSLKESLDKAVKSPKHPFFISDSGDNPTAGGAGDVTWTLQEILKRPEFKTEKGPSLIYASIPGPELVKKAIEAGVGGKVDGYAGAVVDARYAPPVHLVGTVTAIERGDVNAEVEVVVKVGSVSIIVTQKRKPYHKEIDFTRLGLAPRQSDIVVVKIGYLEPELYAMRADWILALTPGGVDQNLERLPYKRIQRPMFPLDKNMKTPDLSAKLVPASDKL, encoded by the coding sequence ATGAAACACGCATCTTTTTTACTTATTCTCAGCTGCATTCTAATTGCTACTGTGTTTTTCTCATTTCAGCAGAATACATCTTTTATAGCTGCCAAACAAACCGAAAAACTGCAATCAGAGAAAGGTCGTGCAAAAGCATTACCACGTATTGCTATTGCTGGCCTAGGGATTGAATCAAGTACTTTTTCTCCCGCACTTACGCATGAAGAAGCATTTCATGCCAGATATGGAGCTGCTATTTTTGCCTACTATCCGTTTTTTACTACAGATTCTCCTCTCAGACAACGAGCAGTCTGGATACCTACATTACTCGGTAAATCATTGCCAGGAGGTGCTGTTACCCGAGAAGCCTATGAGTCACTTGTACAAAAGACATTGGATTCCTTACAGAAAAATGGCCCTTATGATGGTCTCTTTCTGGATATACATGGCGCCATGAGTGTAGTAGGTCTCGATGATCCGGAAGGAGACTTTATTACCCGAATCCGAAAAGTTATTGGCACCAAAACACTAATTTCTACCTCTATGGACTTGCATGGCAATGTGTCATGGCGGTTAGCACAGAATACAGACCTTATCACCTGTTATCGTATGGCGCCACATGAAGATGCTATGGAGACAAAACAACGTGCAGTGGAAAATCTCCTGAAGCGACTAGAAAGTGGCAAAGGAAAACCTACCTATAAAGCCTGGATACCTATTCCAGTTTTACTACCCGGAGAGAAAACAAGTACCCGCATTGAACCAGCCAAAACTATTTACAAAGCAGTTGCACCAGCTGCAGCCCAAGAAGGTATTATTGATGCCGCGATATGGGTAGGGTATGCATGGGCAGACGAACCACGTAACCATGCTGTTGTAATGGTAACAGGTGATGATAAAGAGAAAGTTACACATACAGCAGAACAGCTGGCTAAAAGTTTCTGGGATGCCCGATCCGGTTTTGCCTTTGTAGCACCCACAGGTTCTTTAAAAGAAAGTCTGGACAAAGCAGTAAAAAGTCCCAAGCATCCCTTTTTTATCAGTGATTCAGGTGATAATCCGACAGCAGGTGGTGCAGGAGATGTAACCTGGACATTACAGGAAATTCTGAAAAGACCAGAATTCAAAACCGAAAAAGGACCTTCTCTGATTTATGCCTCTATTCCCGGACCTGAATTGGTAAAAAAAGCCATTGAAGCAGGTGTGGGGGGAAAAGTAGATGGATATGCAGGAGCAGTAGTAGACGCCCGGTACGCACCACCTGTACATCTTGTCGGAACAGTAACTGCAATCGAACGCGGCGATGTCAATGCAGAGGTGGAGGTAGTAGTAAAAGTAGGTAGTGTCTCTATTATTGTAACCCAAAAGCGCAAGCCTTACCACAAAGAGATTGATTTTACCCGGTTGGGTCTTGCACCTCGCCAATCCGATATCGTAGTAGTGAAAATTGGCTACCTGGAACCAGAGCTATATGCCATGCGTGCAGACTGGATACTGGCTCTTACACCAGGAGGTGTAGATCAGAATCTGGAACGTTTACCTTATAAACGCATCCAACGTCCAATGTTCCCACTGGATAAAAATATGAAAACACCAGATCTTTCTGCAAAACTGGTACCTGCTTCTGATAAGTTATAA
- a CDS encoding SDR family oxidoreductase has product MHKVAIIGSTGMLGQPVTKAFIEQGFEVSLLVRNSRKASNIFGSAVRLVEGDIKNADSIKELLQEGQDALYLNLSVTPKSRKKDFQPEREGLQTILAVAKQSSVSHIGYLSSLVHFYQGHNGFNWWVFEIKEKAVQSIKESGLSYSIFYPSTFMESFDKGAYRQGNRINLAGNSLFPMYLIAGKDYARQVVKAFTINNGSQDYIVQGLEGFTADEAARIVADNYSKAKIYILKLPMKVLRFLGKFSNTLNYGANIIEALNQYPEKFEAQRTWDLLGKPEITLAEYARNS; this is encoded by the coding sequence ATGCACAAAGTTGCGATTATAGGCTCGACTGGAATGTTGGGACAACCTGTCACAAAGGCATTTATTGAACAAGGATTTGAAGTGTCTCTCCTGGTACGTAATAGTAGAAAAGCCAGCAACATCTTTGGGTCTGCTGTACGACTTGTTGAAGGAGATATAAAGAATGCGGACAGTATAAAAGAGTTATTACAAGAAGGACAAGATGCCTTGTATTTGAATCTTTCTGTTACTCCCAAAAGTAGAAAAAAAGACTTCCAGCCAGAACGAGAAGGTTTACAAACTATTCTTGCGGTTGCAAAACAGTCTTCTGTTTCCCATATAGGTTATTTATCTTCTCTGGTGCACTTCTACCAAGGGCACAATGGATTTAATTGGTGGGTTTTTGAGATTAAAGAAAAAGCGGTGCAATCTATCAAAGAAAGCGGATTAAGCTATTCTATTTTTTATCCTTCTACTTTTATGGAAAGTTTCGACAAAGGAGCATACCGTCAAGGTAATCGTATCAACTTGGCAGGTAATTCGTTGTTTCCAATGTATCTGATTGCTGGCAAGGATTACGCCCGACAAGTGGTAAAAGCTTTCACAATAAATAATGGCAGTCAGGATTACATTGTGCAGGGACTTGAAGGATTTACAGCGGATGAAGCTGCCCGGATAGTTGCTGATAATTATTCCAAAGCCAAAATATATATTTTGAAGTTACCAATGAAAGTTCTTCGTTTTTTAGGGAAATTTTCCAATACGCTGAATTATGGAGCAAATATTATAGAGGCACTTAATCAGTATCCTGAGAAATTTGAAGCTCAGAGAACCTGGGACCTGTTAGGTAAGCCGGAGATTACACTTGCTGAATACGCCAGAAATTCCTGA
- a CDS encoding glycoside hydrolase family 78 protein, which produces MKKYNKPILAICVLIVVFSWFPLLSRAANFPGAVSLKCEYLINPIGIDAIHPRLTWQLNTDKRGVQQTAYRILVGTDSVAVSKGEGSIWDSGESKGDVQLVAYSGKSLTPFTKYFWLVEVWGRNHEKIGSSAVTSFETGIMDSKNWQGAWISDGHDVTRKPAPYFRKTFEIIKKIKSARAYIAVGGLYELSINGKKVGNHRLDPMYTRFDRRTLYVTYDVTSHLQNGKNAVGVLLGNGWYNHQSTAVWYFHQAPWRGRPTFCLDMRITYEDGSVETVSSGADWKTSLSPLIFNSIYTAEHYDARLEQPSWNTAAFDDSKWNEIELRAAPSQNIVAQVLHPIRNVETIPAKSVKRLNDTTYVFDLGRNIAGVSRIQVKGPSGTVLRLKHGERLYPNGHVDMSNIDVHYRPTDQSDPFQTDIFTLKGSGEESFMPYFNYKGFQYVEVTSTTPVTLTQSSLTGYFMHSDVPVVGTIKSSNPVIDKISWATNNAYLSNLFGYPTDCPQREKNGWTGDAHIAIETGLYGFDGITIYEKWLADHRDEQQANGVLPAIIPTSGWGYQWANGPDWTSTIAIIPWNIYLFYGDPRLLNDCYDNIKRYVNHIEQMSPSGLTSWGLGDWVPVKSQSPVELTSSIYYYVDASILAKAANILGKSDDALYYQALATKIQNAINAKYLNKETGIYGSGLQTELSAPLQWGIVPESLKSKVAANLAKRVEADNFHLDVGLLGTKTLLNALSENGYADIAYKVAAQESYPSWGWWIVNGATTLYENWAIDAQSDISLNHIMFGEIGAWLYKGLGGIKPDPKQPGFKNILLEPHFTEGLNQFEATHESPYGKIASSWKRSGKKITYQVVVPPNATATLTLPIKKGNKIYEGRTQIKVNSQDITIVNLSENQANYQLQSGNYQFEIR; this is translated from the coding sequence ATGAAAAAGTATAACAAACCTATTTTGGCAATTTGTGTTCTTATTGTAGTTTTTTCCTGGTTTCCACTATTGTCCAGAGCTGCAAATTTTCCAGGAGCAGTCTCTTTAAAATGTGAATATCTGATTAATCCAATTGGGATTGATGCTATACATCCCCGATTAACCTGGCAATTGAATACTGATAAGCGAGGTGTTCAGCAAACAGCGTATCGTATTCTGGTTGGGACAGATTCGGTTGCTGTTAGCAAAGGTGAGGGAAGTATATGGGATTCAGGTGAGAGCAAGGGCGATGTACAATTGGTAGCATACAGTGGGAAATCCTTAACTCCTTTTACTAAATATTTTTGGTTGGTGGAAGTGTGGGGCAGAAACCATGAGAAAATAGGCTCTTCTGCTGTTACTTCTTTTGAAACAGGCATAATGGATTCCAAAAACTGGCAGGGTGCATGGATTAGTGATGGACATGATGTAACACGAAAACCTGCTCCGTATTTCAGAAAGACATTTGAGATCATTAAGAAAATAAAATCTGCACGAGCTTACATTGCGGTTGGAGGATTATATGAACTCTCTATCAATGGCAAAAAAGTTGGAAACCATCGACTAGACCCCATGTATACACGATTTGACCGCCGGACTTTGTATGTTACCTATGATGTAACCTCTCATCTGCAGAATGGGAAAAATGCAGTAGGTGTATTATTAGGTAATGGTTGGTATAACCATCAGTCTACAGCTGTATGGTATTTTCATCAGGCCCCTTGGCGTGGTAGACCTACCTTCTGTCTGGATATGCGGATTACCTATGAAGATGGATCGGTTGAAACCGTATCCTCAGGTGCAGACTGGAAAACTTCGTTGAGTCCTTTGATATTTAATAGCATTTATACCGCTGAACACTATGATGCTCGTCTCGAACAACCAAGCTGGAATACTGCTGCTTTTGACGATTCAAAATGGAACGAAATAGAACTTCGGGCTGCACCTTCACAAAATATCGTTGCACAGGTATTGCATCCTATCCGAAATGTAGAAACCATCCCTGCAAAAAGTGTCAAACGGCTGAATGATACTACCTATGTCTTTGATCTGGGACGTAACATTGCCGGAGTAAGTCGAATACAAGTAAAAGGCCCATCTGGTACTGTGCTACGACTGAAACATGGTGAACGCTTATATCCTAATGGACATGTAGACATGTCAAATATTGATGTACACTATCGTCCAACAGATCAGTCTGATCCTTTTCAGACTGATATTTTTACATTAAAAGGTTCAGGTGAAGAATCGTTTATGCCTTACTTCAACTACAAAGGATTTCAGTATGTAGAAGTAACCAGTACCACTCCTGTTACACTGACACAATCCAGCCTGACAGGATATTTTATGCATAGTGATGTACCTGTGGTAGGTACTATCAAATCTTCAAACCCGGTAATAGACAAAATTAGCTGGGCTACCAATAATGCTTATTTATCTAACCTGTTTGGCTATCCTACAGACTGTCCGCAACGCGAAAAAAATGGCTGGACTGGAGATGCACACATTGCTATCGAAACCGGATTATATGGATTTGATGGAATTACGATTTATGAAAAATGGCTGGCTGACCATCGCGATGAACAACAAGCCAATGGCGTATTACCTGCCATTATTCCTACCAGTGGCTGGGGATATCAATGGGCCAACGGACCCGACTGGACCAGTACTATTGCTATTATTCCCTGGAATATTTATTTGTTCTATGGTGATCCCCGGTTGCTAAACGATTGCTATGACAATATTAAACGATATGTCAATCACATTGAGCAGATGAGCCCTTCCGGACTTACCTCCTGGGGATTAGGAGATTGGGTGCCTGTGAAGTCACAGTCTCCGGTAGAGTTAACATCCTCCATTTATTATTATGTAGATGCTTCTATCCTGGCTAAAGCTGCCAATATATTGGGTAAGTCTGATGATGCACTATACTATCAGGCACTGGCAACAAAAATCCAGAATGCGATCAATGCCAAGTATCTGAATAAGGAAACCGGAATCTATGGCAGTGGACTACAAACCGAGCTAAGTGCTCCTCTGCAATGGGGAATAGTTCCGGAGTCACTCAAAAGCAAAGTAGCTGCTAATCTGGCAAAACGGGTTGAGGCTGATAATTTCCATCTGGATGTAGGCTTGCTGGGTACAAAGACATTATTAAATGCCTTGAGTGAAAATGGATATGCAGATATTGCCTATAAAGTTGCTGCTCAGGAAAGTTATCCTTCCTGGGGTTGGTGGATTGTAAATGGCGCTACTACACTATACGAAAACTGGGCTATTGATGCTCAGTCAGACATTTCACTGAATCATATTATGTTTGGAGAGATTGGAGCCTGGTTGTATAAAGGTTTAGGAGGTATAAAGCCAGATCCTAAGCAACCAGGTTTTAAAAATATACTATTGGAACCTCATTTCACAGAAGGATTGAATCAGTTTGAAGCAACACATGAAAGTCCCTATGGAAAGATTGCGTCTTCCTGGAAACGATCAGGAAAAAAGATTACTTATCAGGTTGTTGTACCACCTAATGCAACTGCTACATTGACACTTCCTATAAAGAAGGGGAACAAGATATACGAAGGTAGGACACAGATAAAAGTAAATTCTCAGGATATCACAATTGTAAATCTATCCGAAAATCAAGCCAATTATCAACTGCAGTCTGGTAATTATCAGTTCGAGATTCGATGA
- a CDS encoding metallophosphoesterase, with amino-acid sequence MLNTPEIPETPGESNDNFNQMKLLAIGDIHGRTIWKKIVAKERADRIIFLGDYFDSREDITCSEELRNFESILSFKERFSEKVVLLFGNHDLHYIINEQYSGFRYSCQKPIQEIIHNALQKNLMQMCFSMHSFLFSHSGVTKTWYQSQFGEEYVQSDMVCDFVNKLFRKQPDAFRFTVGPNCDFSGDDITQPPTWVRPASLLADKLDGYIQIVGHTTQTSLAIIDKVAFADTLGTSGEYLIIIDDVLKAGRL; translated from the coding sequence TTGCTGAATACGCCAGAAATTCCTGAAACTCCAGGTGAATCAAATGACAACTTCAATCAGATGAAACTACTGGCAATCGGAGATATACACGGACGCACTATCTGGAAAAAGATAGTTGCTAAAGAGAGGGCAGACAGAATTATCTTTCTGGGTGATTATTTTGATTCACGAGAGGATATAACGTGTTCTGAAGAACTTCGAAACTTTGAATCAATTCTATCTTTTAAAGAGCGATTTTCTGAAAAGGTAGTACTTCTTTTTGGAAATCATGATCTACATTATATTATAAATGAACAATATTCGGGATTTCGGTACTCTTGTCAGAAGCCTATTCAGGAGATAATTCATAATGCTTTGCAAAAAAATCTGATGCAAATGTGTTTTTCTATGCACTCATTTTTGTTCAGTCATTCTGGAGTAACCAAGACATGGTACCAAAGTCAGTTTGGGGAAGAGTATGTACAAAGTGATATGGTGTGTGACTTTGTGAATAAACTATTTAGAAAACAGCCTGATGCATTTCGGTTTACAGTTGGTCCTAATTGTGACTTTTCAGGAGATGATATAACACAACCTCCTACATGGGTGCGGCCAGCTAGCCTGCTTGCAGATAAACTGGACGGATATATACAGATTGTTGGGCACACAACACAAACGTCTCTAGCCATAATAGATAAGGTAGCTTTTGCTGATACACTGGGAACATCAGGTGAATATCTGATTATCATAGATGATGTATTGAAAGCGGGTCGTTTATAG
- a CDS encoding alkene reductase, translating into MTSLSMQHLFEPISFHGITLSNRIVMAPMTRSRAIGSIPNDLMATYYTQRVSAGLIITEGVSPSPNGLGYARIPGIYTNEQIEGWKKTTKSVHQQNGKIFIQFMHVGRIAHPANMPEKSKILAPSAIAAQGQMWTDTQGMQPFPVPIAMSQSEVAETIQEFAQAAENAIRAGFDGVELHGANGYLLEQFLNPYTNTRNDSYGGSIENRCRFVLEVTQAVISRVGKDKVGVRISPFSTFNDMPAYSETVATYDYLSQEFNKLDIAYLHVVEYAARATEEGQQLSKTIRNNFKGTLVLNGGYTGTKAEEAITTKQADLVSFGSAFIANPDLPYRLQHGIPLAQPDSNTFYTADEKGYTDYPVSEASAYTA; encoded by the coding sequence ATGACAAGCTTAAGCATGCAACATCTGTTTGAACCGATATCGTTCCATGGTATCACATTATCTAATCGTATTGTAATGGCTCCTATGACTCGTTCCCGTGCAATTGGTTCCATACCTAACGACTTAATGGCTACTTACTATACCCAGCGAGTGTCTGCTGGTCTGATTATCACAGAAGGCGTCTCTCCCTCACCTAATGGATTAGGTTATGCTCGTATACCAGGCATCTATACAAATGAACAAATTGAAGGGTGGAAAAAGACCACAAAAAGTGTGCATCAACAGAATGGAAAGATTTTTATTCAGTTTATGCATGTGGGCAGAATCGCTCATCCAGCCAACATGCCTGAGAAATCAAAAATACTTGCTCCTTCAGCGATAGCAGCTCAGGGACAAATGTGGACAGACACTCAAGGTATGCAACCTTTTCCAGTACCTATTGCCATGAGTCAATCAGAGGTTGCCGAAACTATTCAAGAGTTCGCTCAAGCGGCAGAAAATGCGATCCGGGCAGGATTTGATGGTGTGGAATTACATGGAGCGAATGGGTATCTGCTTGAACAATTTTTAAACCCATATACCAACACACGTAATGACTCCTATGGTGGTAGTATTGAAAATAGATGTCGCTTTGTACTGGAAGTAACGCAAGCTGTAATTAGCCGCGTTGGAAAAGACAAAGTTGGTGTACGGATTTCTCCTTTCAGCACGTTCAATGACATGCCAGCTTATTCAGAAACTGTTGCTACGTATGATTATCTGTCACAAGAATTCAATAAACTGGATATAGCCTATCTGCATGTAGTAGAGTATGCAGCACGAGCAACGGAAGAAGGCCAGCAACTTAGTAAGACTATTCGCAACAATTTTAAAGGAACTTTAGTACTCAATGGTGGGTATACAGGCACCAAAGCAGAAGAAGCGATAACAACCAAACAGGCAGATCTGGTATCTTTTGGATCAGCCTTTATAGCAAACCCTGATCTCCCCTATAGGTTGCAACATGGTATTCCATTGGCACAGCCAGATTCCAACACATTCTATACAGCAGATGAAAAAGGCTACACAGACTATCCTGTTAGCGAAGCTTCTGCTTATACAGCTTAG